The Macaca fascicularis isolate 582-1 chromosome 1, T2T-MFA8v1.1 genome includes a window with the following:
- the ATXN7L2 gene encoding ataxin-7-like protein 2 isoform X5: protein MSIFGHCPAHDDFYLVVCNHCSQVVKPQAFQKHCERRHGPLSKLYARAPPPPPAPASSQKCHVVNGQGPACRAPGSTKTSSREKGQGSRSRGHQPPEKTQKDNLCLFVPVVNLEKMSSLPKPDGHGIRVAPPSAFLSQPGGLTKDSPGKPPMAPPSKEPPGRENMEIIPSEGSSHWAEGTSPEKEPSGTRLPPKTHRKMARKECDLNRQCGVINPETKKICTRLLTCKIHSVHQRREVQGRAKDFDVLVAELKASSRKGESPKEKSPGRKEQVLERPSQELPSSVQVVAAVAAPSSTFSVRAKQTYPYCALPRSRASSESELDDEGPCGGDGDPGLFPFPMPRGGAQASSEESEEEGTSDDLHLPPDCHYATRPPRPQAFCTFGSRLVSPGCYVFSRRLDRFCSALSSMLERHLSSHMWKKIPPAAEPPAHLVNSPLSAPLSPSSTGTCPRLPGPPPRPACPASTPPTKDSLVPSYPAGSPSVAAACSQAECMGGSQAITSPLPANTPSPSFSKLPPSKASKSSKGKDGVEVEAPSRKRKLSPGPTTLKRTCILEPTGKGKPSGCRGLSAKTKTALSMGLNGTMGPRVKRAGPLDCRGSPHQLPTPVKASQLENRGAAGHPAKALPTNCLSEEEVAKKRKNLATYCRPVKAKHCQAGAPADVACSVRRKKPGPALAFEEKCSTLKVLELPLFPEGKGV, encoded by the exons ATGTCCATCTTCGGGCACTGCCCTGCCCATGATGACTTCTATTTGGTTGTGTGTAACCACTGCAGCCAAGTGGTGAAGCCTCAAGCTTTCCAGAAGCACTGCG AAAGAAGACACGGGCCCCTCAGCAAGCTTTATGCCCgggccccacccccacctccagcccctgccAGCTCTCAGAAATGCCATGTAGTGAATGGGCAGGGCCCAGCTTGTAGGGCACCAGGTTCCACGAAAACCTCCTCCAGGGAGAAGGGCCAGGGGTCCCGGAGCCGTGGCCACCAGCCTCCTGAGAAGACCCAGAAGGACAACCTCTG CCTTTTCGTGCCTGTGGTGAATCTGGAGAAGATGTCCAGTCTCCCGAAGCCCGATGGACATGGAATCAGGGTGGCCCcaccctctgcttttctcagccAGCCAGGGGGTCTCACCAAGGACTCCCCTGGAAAACCTCCCATGGCTCCGCCTTCTAAAGAACCTCCTGGCAGAGAGAACATGGAGATCATCCCCAGTGAGGGGTCCAGTCACTGGGCTGAAGGCACCTCTCCTGAAAAGGAGCCCAGTGGGACCAGGCTGCCCCCTAAAACCCACCGGAAGATGGCTC GGAAGGAGTGCGACCTCAACAGGCAGTGTGGGGTAATAAATCCAGAGACCAAAAAGATCTGTACCCGCCTGCTGACCTGCAAG ATCCACTCAGTACACCAGCGCCGGGAAGTCCAGGGCCGGGCCAAGGACTTTGACGTGCTGGTGGCAGAGCTGAAGGCCAGCTCCCGCAAAGGAGAGTCTCCCAAGGAGAAGAGCCCAGGGCGCAAGGAGCAAGTTCTCGAGCGCCCCTCCCAGGAGCTCCCCTCTTCAGTCCAGGTTGTGGCAGCGGTGGCTGCTCCCAGCAGCACCTTCTCTGTTCGTGCCAAGCAGACTTACCCATACTGTGCACTGCCCAG GTCCCGGGCCTCCTCCGAGAGTGAATTGGATGATGAAGGCCCCTGTGGTGGTGATGGGGACCCAGGCCTGTTCCCCTTCCCCATGCCCCggggtggggcccaggcatcCAGCGAGGAAAGTGAGGAGGAGGGGACATCTGACGACCTCCACCTACCCCCTGACTGCCATTATGCAACCCGGCCCCCACGGCCACAAGCG TTCTGCACCTTTGGGAGCCGGCTGGTGAGCCCAGGATGCTATGTGTTTAGCCGCCGGCTGGACCGGTTCTGCTCAGCACTCAGCTCCATGCTGGAACGGCACCTCAGCTCGCACATGTGGAA GAAGATCCCACCAGCAGCTGAACCTCCAGCTCACCTTGTCAACTCCCCGTTATCTGCTCCCCTGAGCCCATCctctacaggcacctgcccccgcCTTCCAGGTCCACCCCCGAGACCTGCCTGCCCAGCCTCCACGCCCCCCACCAAGGACAGCCTTGTCCCCAGCTACCCTGCAGGCTCCCCCAGTGTGGCAGCTGCCTGTAGCCAGGCAGAGTGCATGGGCGGGAGCCAGGCTATCACCTCACCACTGCCTGCCAACACGCCATCCCCATCCTTCAGCAAGCTGCCGCCTTCCAAGGCCAGCAAGTCATCCAAAGGCaaggatggggtggaggtggaggcccCTTCTCGAAAGCGGAAGTTATCCCCTGGCCCCACCACTCTTAAACGGACCTGCATCCTGGAGCCCACTGGAAAAGGCAAACCCTCTGGCTGTCGGGGCCTCTCGGCCAAAACTAAAACAGCCCTGAGCATGGGGCTTAACGGGACAATGGGGCCAAGAGTGAAGCGGGCAGGGCCCCTGGACTGTCGTGGTTCCCCTCATCAGCTCCCTACACCAGTCAAGGCTTCTCAGCTGGAGAACCGGGGAGCAGCTGGACACCCAGCCAAGGCCCTGCCAACCAACTGCCTCTCTGAGGAGGAGGTGGCCAAGAAGCGGAAAAACCTGGCCACTTACTGCCGGCCAGTGAAGGCCAAGCACTGTCAGGCTGGTGCCCCTGCTGATGTGGCCTGCTCTGTGCGCCGCAAGAAGCCAGGCCCGGCCCTGGCCTTTGAGGAGAAGTGCTCTACACTGAAG GTACTGGAGCTACCTCTGTTCCCTGAAGGAAAGGGAGTTTGA